A DNA window from Drosophila gunungcola strain Sukarami chromosome X unlocalized genomic scaffold, Dgunungcola_SK_2 000049F, whole genome shotgun sequence contains the following coding sequences:
- the LOC128261027 gene encoding collagen alpha-1(III) chain isoform X8, which yields MTTNRSTRLLVLLVLTSLVANHHQANAAAVGLKCGGRSAVCVGPLSYQQCVDGLTSGPVVPCAVNTRCVTDGLEICVPVKSAAEAPTAAVAKMVTITDSPVSESAPLVDGSSSSSSGSGGEISTEGPSAASSAAPAESPAPVETTQAPVETTQAAAETTTASIDETTNGSEAPLETESTIPSDTTPVDTTLGPGSEATNPPIEPESTTAAPGEGTTLAPGDVDPNTPIDPSSPLDPNAPEESTYEPGLVDPTAPAETTAAPGTPADITTEAPGAPVEGSTAAPVEGSTAAPGAPVEGSTAAPGAPVEGSTAAPGAPVEGSTDAPGAPVEGSTAAPGAPVEGSTAAPGAPVEGSTAAPGAPVEGSTTAPGSPADPNVPAGGAPGSSAGAAPGSPADPNVPAGGAPGSSAGAAPGSPADPNVPAGGSPADPNVAAGGAPGSSSDPNVPAGGSPADPNVPAGGAPGSSAGAAPGSPADPNVPAGGAPGSSAGAAPGSPADSNVAAGGAPGSSAGAAPGSPADPNVPAGGAPGSSAGAAPGSPADPNVPAGGAPGSSAGAAPGSPADPNVPAGGAPGSSAGAAPGSSSDPNVPAGGSPADPNVPAGGAPGSSAGAAPGSPADPNVPAGGAPGSSAGAAPGSPADPNVPAGGSPADPNVPAGGAPGSSAGAAPGSPADPNVPAGGAPGSSAGAAPGSPADPNVPAGGAPGSSAGAAPGSPADPNVPAGGAPGSSAGAAPGSPADPNVPAGGAPGSSADPNVPAGGSPADPNVPAGGAPGSSAGAAPGSPADPNVPAGGAPGSSAGAAPGSPADPNVPAGGSPADPNVPAGGAPGSSAGAAPGSPADPNVPAGGAPGSSADPNVPAGGSPADPNVPAGGAPGSSSDPNVPAGGSPADPNVPAGGAPGSSAGAAPGSPADPNVPAGGAPGSSADPNVPAGGSPADPNVPAGGAAPGSVGSNSAAGPNSPLNPPAGSLIPSIPVLPGGVGNWPWHPRPNIPVLPTWRPLLPGQNGSGAGATAPGSGLINGVLPFWPNWHKWVNSWRPTRPVTSTEAPAQPENPQQPQSPQQPQSPQQPQNPQQPQNPQQPQNPQQPQNPQQPQEAQSPKKPNNPETAESVEQAAPVPPAEGAASNENASVEESSKPSSEKSKDKPKSSEDQSKEQEQKKPSSEEKEKEKEKDKSKEKKDKDNKEKDKDKDSKEKKDKSKEENEQEKEEKEKDNDGDDEPSSKEKKQFVKDLIKKLKNGDECDENDIYPDVRDCRKYYRCEVKKSGKHKFAHLRCDKKERFDWIAESCVPKDEARCLEK from the exons ATGACAACGAACCGATCCACCAGACTTCTGGTGTTGCTAGTG TTAACCTCACTGGTGGCCAACCATCACCAGGCGAATGCCGCCGCCGTGGGACTGAAGTGCGGCGGCCGGAGCGCCGTCTGCGTGGGCCCACTTTCCTACCAGCAGTGCGTGGATGGCCTGACGTCCGGCCCGGTGGTGCCATGCGCGGTGAACACCCGCTGCGTGACCGACGGCCTCGAGATCTGCGTGCCGGTCAAGTCGGCCGCTGAGGCTCCTACGGCTGCCGTCGCCAAGATGGTGACCATCACCGACAGCCCCGTCAGCGAGTCCGCTCCGCTGGTGGAtggctccagctccagctccagcggTTCAGGAGGCGAGATCTCTACCGAGGGACCAAGTGCCGCCTCCAGTGCTGCTCCAGCGGAGTCACCTGCTCCGGTTGAGACGACCCAGGCACCGGTGGAGACCACCCAAGCGGCCGCTGAGACGACAACCGCATCCATAGATGAAACAACCAACGGATCGGAGGCACCTCTAGAGACCGAATCGACGATTCCCAGCGACACCACTCCCGTGGACACCACTTTGGGACCCGGATCGGAAGCCACTAACCCACCCATTGAACCCGAGAGCACCACAGCCGCTCCTGGGGAAGGAACCACCCTTGCTCCAGGTGATGTCGACCCGAACACGCCCATTGATCCAAGCTCCCCCCTGGACCCCAACGCACCCGAAGAATCTACTTACGAACCCGGTTTAGTCGACCCCACCGCTCCAGCTGAAACAACTGCCGCTCCCGGAACTCCTGCTGATATAACGACAGAAGCTCCTGGAGCTCCTGTGGAAGGATCGACTGCTGCTCCTGTTGAAGGATCTACCGCTGCTCCTGGTGCTCCTGTTGAAGGATCGACTGCTGCTCCTGGTGCTCCAGTTGAGGGATCGACTGCTGCTCCTGGTGCTCCTGTTGAAGGATCTACCGATGCTCCTGGTGCTCCTGTTGAAGGATCGACTGCTGCTCCTGGTGCTCCTGTTGAAGGATCGACTGCTGCTCCTGGTGCTCCTGTTGAAGGATCTACCGCTGCTCCTGGTGCTCCAGTTGAAGGATCTACCACTGCTCCTG GATCTCCTGCTGATCCCAATGTCCctgctggtggtgctcctGGATCTTCTGCTGGTGCTGCCCCAGGATCTCCTGCTGATCCCAATGTCCctgctggtggtgctcctGGATCTTCTGCTGGTGCTGCCCCTGGATCTCCTGCTGATCCCAATGTACCCGCTGGTGGATCTCCTGCTGATCCCAAcgttgctgctggtggagcTCCTGGATCTTCTTCTGATCCCAATGTACCCGCTGGTGGATCTCCTGCTGATCCCAACGTCCctgctggtggtgctcctGGATCTTCTGCTGGTGCTGCCCCAGGATCTCCTGCTGATCCCAATGTCCctgctggtggtgctcctGGATCTTCTGCTGGTGCTGCCCCAGGATCTCCTGCTGATTCCAAcgttgctgctggtggtgctcctGGATCTTCTGCTGGTGCTGCCCCAGGATCTCCTGCTGATCCCAATGTCCctgctggtggtgctcctGGATCTTCTGCTGGTGCTGCCCCAGGATCTCCTGCTGATCCCAATGTCCctgctggtggtgctcctGGATCTTCTGCTGGTGCTGCCCCAGGATCTCCTGCTGATCCCAATGTCCctgctggtggtgctcctGGATCTTCTGCTGGTGCTGCCCCTGGATCTTCTTCTGATCCCAATGTACCCGCTGGTGGATCTCCTGCTGATCCCAACGTCCctgctggtggtgctcctGGATCTTCTGCTGGTGCTGCCCCAGGATCTCCTGCTGATCCCAATGTCCctgctggtggtgctcctGGATCTTCTGCTGGTGCTGCCCCTGGATCTCCTGCTGATCCCAATGTACCCGCTGGTGGATCTCCTGCTGATCCCAACGTCCctgctggtggtgctcctGGATCTTCTGCTGGTGCTGCCCCAGGATCTCCTGCTGATCCCAATGTCCctgctggtggtgctcctGGATCTTCTGCTGGTGCTGCCCCAGGATCTCCTGCTGATCCCAATGTCCctgctggtggtgctcctGGATCTTCTGCTGGTGCTGCCCCAGGATCTCCTGCTGATCCCAATGTCCctgctggtggtgctcctGGATCTTCTGCTGGTGCTGCCCCAGGATCTCCTGCTGATCCCAACGTCCctgctggtggtgctcctGGATCTTCTGCTGATCCCAATGTACCCGCTGGTGGATCTCCTGCTGATCCCAACGTCCctgctggtggtgctcctGGATCTTCTGCTGGTGCTGCCCCAGGATCTCCTGCTGATCCCAATGTCCctgctggtggtgctcctGGATCTTCTGCTGGTGCTGCCCCTGGATCTCCTGCTGATCCCAATGTACCCGCTGGTGGATCTCCTGCTGATCCCAATGTCCctgctggtggtgctcctGGATCTTCTGCTGGTGCTGCCCCAGGATCTCCTGCTGATCCCAACGTCCctgctggtggtgctcctGGATCTTCTGCTGATCCCAATGTACCCGCTGGTGGATCTCCTGCTGATCCCAACGTCCctgctggtggtgctcctGGATCTTCTTCTGATCCCAATGTACCCGCTGGTGGATCTCCTGCTGATCCCAACGTCCctgctggtggtgctcctGGATCTTCTGCTGGTGCTGCCCCAGGATCTCCTGCTGATCCCAACGTCCctgctggtggtgctcctGGATCTTCTGCTGATCCCAATGTACCCGCTGGTGGATCTCCTGCTGATCCCAATGTtcctgctggtggtgctgctccAGGATCTGTTGGCTCCAACTCTGCTGCTGGCCCGAATTCGCCGCTTAACCCACCAGCTGGCTCACTCATTCCATCGATTCCTGTTCTACCTGGCGGAGTTGGCAATTGGCCTTGGCATCCGCGCCCGAACATTCCAGTCCTGCCGACCTGGAGACCACTGCTTCCTGGACAAAACGGCTCAGGTGCTGGGGCTACTGCTCCTGGCAGTGGACTGATCAATGGCGTCCTTCCCTTCTGGCCCAATTGGCACAAATGGGTGAACAGCTGGCGTCCAACAAGGCCAGTGACCAGCACCGAGGCTCCTGCCCAACCGGAGAATCCTCAGCAACCACAGAGTCCCCAACAGCCACAGAGTCCCCAACAGCCACAGAATCCTCAGCAGCCACAGAATCCTCAGCAGCCACAGAATCCTCAGCAGCCACAGAATCCTCAGCAGCCGCAGGAAGCACAGAGCCCCAAAAAACCCAACAATCCCGAGACTGCCGAGAGCGTAGAACAGGCTGCCCCAGTTCCGCCAGCCGAAGGAGCTGCGTCCAACGAGAATGCCTCCGTTGAGGAGAGCAGCAAGCCCTCCAGCGAGAAGTCGAAGGACAAGCCCAAGTCCAGTGAGGATCAGTccaaggagcaggagcagaagaAGCCCAGCTCtgaggagaaggagaaggagaaagAAAAGGACAAGTCTAAGGAGAAGAaggacaaggacaacaaggagaaggacaaggacaaggacagCAAGGAGAAGAAGGACAAGTCCAAGGAGGAGAACGAGCAAGAGAAggaggaaaaggaaaaggataACGATGGCGACGACGAGCCGAGCTCCAAGGAGAAGAAGCAGTTCGTAAAGGACCTTATCAAGAAACTGAAGAATGGTGACGAGTGCGACGAGAACGATATCTATCCAGATGTGCGCGACTGTCGCAAGTACTACCGCTGCGAGGTGAAAAAGTCGGGCAAGCACAAGTTCGCACACCTGCGCTGCGACAAGAAGGAACGCTTCGATTGGATCGCCGAGTCCTGTGTGCCCAAGGACGAGGCCCGCTGCCTGGAGAAGTAG
- the LOC128261027 gene encoding collagen alpha-1(I) chain isoform X6 yields the protein MTTNRSTRLLVLLVLTSLVANHHQANAAAVGLKCGGRSAVCVGPLSYQQCVDGLTSGPVVPCAVNTRCVTDGLEICVPVKSAAEAPTAAVAKMVTITDSPVSESAPLVDGSSSSSSGSGGEISTEGPSAASSAAPAESPAPVETTQAPVETTQAAAETTTASIDETTNGSEAPLETESTIPSDTTPVDTTLGPGSEATNPPIEPESTTAAPGEGTTLAPGDVDPNTPIDPSSPLDPNAPEESTYEPGLVDPTAPAETTAAPGTPADITTEAPGAPVEGSTAAPVEGSTAAPGAPVEGSTAAPGAPVEGSTAAPGAPVEGSTDAPGAPVEGSTAAPGAPVEGSTAAPGAPVEGSTAAPGAPVEGSTTAPGAPVEGSTAAPGAPVEGSTAAPGAPVEGSTTAPVEGSTAAPGAPVEGSTAAPGAPVEGSTAAPGAPVEGSTAAPGAPVEGSTAAPGAPVEGSTAAPGAPVEGSTAAPGAPVEGSTDAPGAPVEGSTAAPGAPVEGSTAAPGAPVEGSTAAPGAPVEGSTAAPGAPVEGSTAAPGAPVEGSTAAPGAPVEGSTAAPGAPVEGSTAAPGAPVEGSTAAPGAPVEGSTAAPGAPVEGSTDAPGAPVEGSTAVPAGGSPADSNVAAGGAPGSSAGAAPGSPADPNVPAGGAPGSSAGAAPGSPADPNVPAGGAPGSSAGAAPGSPADPNVPAGGSPADPNVAAGGAPGSSSDPNVPAGGSPADPNVPAGGAPGSSAGAAPGSPADPNVPAGGAPGSSAGAAPGSPADSNVAAGGAPGSSAGAAPGSPADPNVPAGGAPGSSAGAAPGSPADPNVPAGGAPGSSAGAAPGSPADPNVPAGGAPGSSAGAAPGSSSDPNVPAGGSPADPNVPAGGAPGSSAGAAPGSPADPNVPAGGAPGSSAGAAPGSPADPNVPAGGSPADPNVPAGGSPADPNVPAGGAPGSSADPNVPAGGSPADPNVPAGGAPGSSAGAAPGSPADPNVPAGGAPGSSAGAAPGSPADPNVPAGGSPADPNVPAGGAPGSSAGAAPGSPADPNVPAGGAPGSSADPNVPAGGSPADPNVPAGGAPGSSSDPNVPAGGSPADPNVPAGGAPGSSAGAAPGSPADPNVPAGGAPGSSADPNVPAGGSPADPNVPAGGAAPGSVGSNSAAGPNSPLNPPAGSLIPSIPVLPGGVGNWPWHPRPNIPVLPTWRPLLPGQNGSGAGATAPGSGLINGVLPFWPNWHKWVNSWRPTRPVTSTEAPAQPENPQQPQSPQQPQSPQQPQNPQQPQNPQQPQNPQQPQNPQQPQEAQSPKKPNNPETAESVEQAAPVPPAEGAASNENASVEESSKPSSEKSKDKPKSSEDQSKEQEQKKPSSEEKEKEKEKDKSKEKKDKDNKEKDKDKDSKEKKDKSKEENEQEKEEKEKDNDGDDEPSSKEKKQFVKDLIKKLKNGDECDENDIYPDVRDCRKYYRCEVKKSGKHKFAHLRCDKKERFDWIAESCVPKDEARCLEK from the exons ATGACAACGAACCGATCCACCAGACTTCTGGTGTTGCTAGTG TTAACCTCACTGGTGGCCAACCATCACCAGGCGAATGCCGCCGCCGTGGGACTGAAGTGCGGCGGCCGGAGCGCCGTCTGCGTGGGCCCACTTTCCTACCAGCAGTGCGTGGATGGCCTGACGTCCGGCCCGGTGGTGCCATGCGCGGTGAACACCCGCTGCGTGACCGACGGCCTCGAGATCTGCGTGCCGGTCAAGTCGGCCGCTGAGGCTCCTACGGCTGCCGTCGCCAAGATGGTGACCATCACCGACAGCCCCGTCAGCGAGTCCGCTCCGCTGGTGGAtggctccagctccagctccagcggTTCAGGAGGCGAGATCTCTACCGAGGGACCAAGTGCCGCCTCCAGTGCTGCTCCAGCGGAGTCACCTGCTCCGGTTGAGACGACCCAGGCACCGGTGGAGACCACCCAAGCGGCCGCTGAGACGACAACCGCATCCATAGATGAAACAACCAACGGATCGGAGGCACCTCTAGAGACCGAATCGACGATTCCCAGCGACACCACTCCCGTGGACACCACTTTGGGACCCGGATCGGAAGCCACTAACCCACCCATTGAACCCGAGAGCACCACAGCCGCTCCTGGGGAAGGAACCACCCTTGCTCCAGGTGATGTCGACCCGAACACGCCCATTGATCCAAGCTCCCCCCTGGACCCCAACGCACCCGAAGAATCTACTTACGAACCCGGTTTAGTCGACCCCACCGCTCCAGCTGAAACAACTGCCGCTCCCGGAACTCCTGCTGATATAACGACAGAAGCTCCTGGAGCTCCTGTGGAAGGATCGACTGCTGCTCCTGTTGAAGGATCTACCGCTGCTCCTGGTGCTCCTGTTGAAGGATCGACTGCTGCTCCTGGTGCTCCAGTTGAGGGATCGACTGCTGCTCCTGGTGCTCCTGTTGAAGGATCTACCGATGCTCCTGGTGCTCCTGTTGAAGGATCGACTGCTGCTCCTGGTGCTCCTGTTGAAGGATCGACTGCTGCTCCTGGTGCTCCTGTTGAAGGATCTACCGCTGCTCCTGGTGCTCCAGTTGAAGGATCTACCACTGCTCCTGGTGCACCAGTTGAGGGATCTACCGCTGCTCCTGGTGCTCCTGTTGAAGGATCGACTGCTGCTCCTGGTGCTCCTGTTGAAGGATCTACCACTGCTCCTGTTGAAGGATCAACCGCTGCTCCTGGTGCTCCAGTTGAAGGATCTACCGCTGCTCCAGGTGCTCCTGTTGAAGGATCTACCGCTGCTCCTGGTGCTCCAGTTGAGGGATCTACCGCTGCTCCTGGTGCTCCTGTTGAAGGATCGACTGCTGCTCCTGGTGCTCCCGTTGAAGGATCTACCGCTGCTCCTGGTGCTCCAGTTGAGGGATCGACTGCTGCTCCTGGTGCTCCTGTTGAAGGATCTACCGATGCTCCTGGTGCTCCTGTTGAAGGATCTACCGCTGCTCCTGGTGCTCCAGTTGAGGGATCTACCGCTGCTCCTGGTGCTCCTGTTGAAGGATCTACCGCTGCTCCTGGTGCTCCAGTTGAGGGATCTACCGCTGCTCCTGGTGCTCCTGTTGAAGGATCGACTGCTGCTCCTGGTGCTCCCGTTGAAGGATCTACCGCTGCTCCTGGTGCTCCAGTTGAGGGATCTACCGCTGCTCCTGGTGCTCCTGTTGAAGGATCTACCGCTGCTCCTGGTGCTCCTGTTGAAGGATCTACCGCTGCTCCTGGTGCTCCTGTTGAAGGATCGACTGCTGCTCCTGGTGCTCCTGTTGAAGGATCTACCGATGCTCCTGGTGCTCCTGTTGAGGGATCAACCGCTGTACCCGCTGGTGGATCTCCTGCTGATTCCAAcgttgctgctggtggtgctcctGGATCTTCTGCTGGTGCTGCCCCAGGATCTCCTGCTGATCCCAATGTCCctgctggtggtgctcctGGATCTTCTGCTGGTGCTGCCCCAGGATCTCCTGCTGATCCCAATGTCCctgctggtggtgctcctGGATCTTCTGCTGGTGCTGCCCCTGGATCTCCTGCTGATCCCAATGTACCCGCTGGTGGATCTCCTGCTGATCCCAAcgttgctgctggtggagcTCCTGGATCTTCTTCTGATCCCAATGTACCCGCTGGTGGATCTCCTGCTGATCCCAACGTCCctgctggtggtgctcctGGATCTTCTGCTGGTGCTGCCCCAGGATCTCCTGCTGATCCCAATGTCCctgctggtggtgctcctGGATCTTCTGCTGGTGCTGCCCCAGGATCTCCTGCTGATTCCAAcgttgctgctggtggtgctcctGGATCTTCTGCTGGTGCTGCCCCAGGATCTCCTGCTGATCCCAATGTCCctgctggtggtgctcctGGATCTTCTGCTGGTGCTGCCCCAGGATCTCCTGCTGATCCCAATGTCCctgctggtggtgctcctGGATCTTCTGCTGGTGCTGCCCCAGGATCTCCTGCTGATCCCAATGTCCctgctggtggtgctcctGGATCTTCTGCTGGTGCTGCCCCTGGATCTTCTTCTGATCCCAATGTACCCGCTGGTGGATCTCCTGCTGATCCCAACGTCCctgctggtggtgctcctGGATCTTCTGCTGGTGCTGCCCCAGGATCTCCTGCTGATCCCAATGTCCctgctggtggtgctcctGGATCTTCTGCTGGTGCTGCCCCTGGATCTCCTGCTGATCCCAATGTACCCGCTGGTGGATCTCCTGCTGATCCCAACGTCCctgctggtg GATCTCCTGCTGATCCCAACGTCCctgctggtggtgctcctGGATCTTCTGCTGATCCCAATGTACCCGCTGGTGGATCTCCTGCTGATCCCAACGTCCctgctggtggtgctcctGGATCTTCTGCTGGTGCTGCCCCAGGATCTCCTGCTGATCCCAATGTCCctgctggtggtgctcctGGATCTTCTGCTGGTGCTGCCCCTGGATCTCCTGCTGATCCCAATGTACCCGCTGGTGGATCTCCTGCTGATCCCAATGTCCctgctggtggtgctcctGGATCTTCTGCTGGTGCTGCCCCAGGATCTCCTGCTGATCCCAACGTCCctgctggtggtgctcctGGATCTTCTGCTGATCCCAATGTACCCGCTGGTGGATCTCCTGCTGATCCCAACGTCCctgctggtggtgctcctGGATCTTCTTCTGATCCCAATGTACCCGCTGGTGGATCTCCTGCTGATCCCAACGTCCctgctggtggtgctcctGGATCTTCTGCTGGTGCTGCCCCAGGATCTCCTGCTGATCCCAACGTCCctgctggtggtgctcctGGATCTTCTGCTGATCCCAATGTACCCGCTGGTGGATCTCCTGCTGATCCCAATGTtcctgctggtggtgctgctccAGGATCTGTTGGCTCCAACTCTGCTGCTGGCCCGAATTCGCCGCTTAACCCACCAGCTGGCTCACTCATTCCATCGATTCCTGTTCTACCTGGCGGAGTTGGCAATTGGCCTTGGCATCCGCGCCCGAACATTCCAGTCCTGCCGACCTGGAGACCACTGCTTCCTGGACAAAACGGCTCAGGTGCTGGGGCTACTGCTCCTGGCAGTGGACTGATCAATGGCGTCCTTCCCTTCTGGCCCAATTGGCACAAATGGGTGAACAGCTGGCGTCCAACAAGGCCAGTGACCAGCACCGAGGCTCCTGCCCAACCGGAGAATCCTCAGCAACCACAGAGTCCCCAACAGCCACAGAGTCCCCAACAGCCACAGAATCCTCAGCAGCCACAGAATCCTCAGCAGCCACAGAATCCTCAGCAGCCACAGAATCCTCAGCAGCCGCAGGAAGCACAGAGCCCCAAAAAACCCAACAATCCCGAGACTGCCGAGAGCGTAGAACAGGCTGCCCCAGTTCCGCCAGCCGAAGGAGCTGCGTCCAACGAGAATGCCTCCGTTGAGGAGAGCAGCAAGCCCTCCAGCGAGAAGTCGAAGGACAAGCCCAAGTCCAGTGAGGATCAGTccaaggagcaggagcagaagaAGCCCAGCTCtgaggagaaggagaaggagaaagAAAAGGACAAGTCTAAGGAGAAGAaggacaaggacaacaaggagaaggacaaggacaaggacagCAAGGAGAAGAAGGACAAGTCCAAGGAGGAGAACGAGCAAGAGAAggaggaaaaggaaaaggataACGATGGCGACGACGAGCCGAGCTCCAAGGAGAAGAAGCAGTTCGTAAAGGACCTTATCAAGAAACTGAAGAATGGTGACGAGTGCGACGAGAACGATATCTATCCAGATGTGCGCGACTGTCGCAAGTACTACCGCTGCGAGGTGAAAAAGTCGGGCAAGCACAAGTTCGCACACCTGCGCTGCGACAAGAAGGAACGCTTCGATTGGATCGCCGAGTCCTGTGTGCCCAAGGACGAGGCCCGCTGCCTGGAGAAGTAG